The DNA region CGACCATCATTATTAAAGCCGCTGCAGTGGCGGATTTCAAGTGCAGGACCGAAAGCTGCCAGAAGATAAAGAAGAAAGGCGACGCCAAATACATTGCCCTTGATTTGGAAAAGAATCCCGATATAATCAGCGAGCTTGGCCGGGTAAAAGGCGACCGGATCCTGGTCGGCTTTGCCGCAGAGACGGAGAATATGCTCGCCCACGCCCAAGATAAGTTGACGAAGAAGAACTTGGATCTCATTGTGGCGAATGACGTTTCCAAAGAAGGGATCGGGTTCGGATCGGATATGAATGAAGTCTCCATAATCGATAAGGCAGGAAACATTCGGCAGGTGCCCATGCTAAGCAAGGACGAGATCGCCCACATTATCCTTGATGCCATAAAGAAGGTGATCAAAAAGAGAAAAAAGGTCAAGAAAGATCGGCTGTAAATATTTCCCGGGGAACATTAGGACAGGATTGAAGCAAGAAGTGAATTCCAAAGAAACACACAGGGGATGAGTGGTGAAGATTCCGGCACAAGCGATGCTGATTATGTTGCTGGTCTCCTACATCCTTCCTCTGCACGCCGCCGATGAAGAAGATAAAATTGTAAGAGTCGTCGAAATGGCGAGCAAGGCGATCGTCAATATAAAAACAGAGGAATGGTCGAAAACCCCGGAAGAGAACAGAAAGCCGAGCATATTCCAGAGATTTTTGGGCGAAGAAAATGAGGCGGAGGCTTTTGAAAACCAGGGTTCCGGCGTGGTCCTTGACCCCAAAGGCATCATAGTCACGAACGAGCATTTGATATCGAAGGCCTTCAACATACGGGTCAAATTCATGAACGGTAAGGAGTACGAGGCATACGTGTTGGGAAGTGATCCCGAGTTCGACATTGCGCTCCTCAAGGTGACGGACAAGGTGGACTTTCCCTGTCTAAAGGTCACCAAACCGCATAACATAAGGGTAGGCCAGAAAGCGATAGTCATCGGCAACCCCTTCGGCCTGTCAAGCTCCATTTCGGCGGGGGTTGTGAGCGCTCTCGACAGGAATCTTAAGATTGATGGAAGAGTCTATGCGAACCTCATTCAGACCGATGCGGCGATAAATCCGGGCAATAGCGGCGGGGCTCTTCTCGATATGGAGGGCAATCCCCTGGGGATCGTTACCGCCATATACGGCGAAGGCAAAGGCATCGGCTTTGCCATACCCATGGATGACGTAATGCGCATGCTGTCGGAGTTTCTAGAAAGCGGCATAAAAAGGCCTATATTCGGCGTTTTTACGGAAAAAAGGAGAGATGAGCGAGGGTCCTACTTTTACGTGGCGAAGGTCATCCCCGGCAGCCCGGCCGACAAGTACGGCGTAAAGCCGGGAGACAGGGTCATCGAACTGAACAGGAAAAAGATTAAAGAGGGTATGAAGCCACACAGCGTCCTAAGGAGCATGAAGGTCGGCAGGGTTGTCCAGTTCAAGATTGTGAGGAATTCAAAGCCCCTGTTTCTTAATATTGACGACAGTTATGTAGAAGGCTATCTCCCGCTCCCTGTGGACCAAAGCCTGTGCAATATGCGGGTAGCGGATATCAGAGGTTACCCAAAACTCAAGTTCAAACTCAAGGAAAAAGAGGGCGTGGTGGTAACTAAGATTTACAGCAAGAGCGCGGGGGACAGGTGCGGGCTCCTGCCGGGCGACGTGATCCTCAAAGTGAACAATAATGCGGTTTCCGGTACGAAAGATTTCGAATCTTTTATGGTGGAAGGTTTGAAAAGGAATTATATTTTATATCAGGTAAAGAGGAACGAGGAAATCTTCTTTGCTCCGGTTAAGCTTGATACTCTGCTTTAGGGGGGTTTTATGGACGATGAAAAAGGATTCACTGTAAACGACAGAGAGAAAAAGTCAGATCGTAACGACGCGGCAGGGGAAGCAGGCAGGCGGCGTGGGGCACCCAATGATGCGCCAAAACACGAGGATTTCGTCACGGGACTTACCTTCTCGACGCTGCTGCTTTCTTTATCCACGTCGGTCTTGGTAAATCTCGGAGAATTGCCGGATCCCATATCAAAGGAAAAAACAATCAATCTTTCCCTCGCAAAACAGACCATAGGCATCATTGAAGTGCTGAAGGATAAGACCGCAGGCAATCTGAACAATGACGAGGACAGGCTGATTAATAACATGCTCTACGATCTTAGAATGAAATATGTGGGCATGAGTAGCACAGAAAAATAGAGAGATTCTCTCCACGACAACAAAACCCGACCCTTAACGGAGGACTCGCGTCGGGTGGCAGTATGGTTGCGCTTTAGTCCGGCAGTATATCGGCCACGAGTCCTGCCCGGATGTGTAAAAAGAGACGGGTAAAGCGCGCCTCCCGTTTACCCGCCGCGCTACGTATTGCCTTCGGGGCCGGTCAGCTATTTTTTACTTGCCGCCTTGACCTCGTTTAGGAGACTCTCCGTCCGTTTCGTACATTTACCGCGACTCCGTTAACGGAGATGTTCGCGAAGAGCTTCTTTGGGCGGGCGAAACCAGATAGTACCGGCAACTCCTGCAGGCGGACCATGGTAAACCGGAACACCGTACAGCTTTTGCAAATCAGTTCGTCCGGGTGTACATTCTTACCTGACTGTTTGTCTGGATTACTTAGTGAAATACCCTTGTAAAAATAGTATCCACATGATGGAAATAATGCTCGTTATTGGTAGTGCTCACGACCTCTTCTTCCGTAAGATATCGACGGATCTCTTCGTCCTTCCTCAGCTCCGCCGTAAAATCGAGATCCTGCTCATAGCACATCATAGCTACCCTCTGGGTAAGCTTGTATGCTTCCTGTCTTGTGAGCCCTTTTCTGATGAGGCTTAGAAGTATCGCCTCCGAGTGGTGAAGTCCTTTCGACATTCCCATGTTTTCCGCCATCTTCTCAGGGTAGACGATAAGGTTTTTATACATGTTCTTCAGCCTCTCAAGCATGTAGTCGAGAAGGATTGTGGCGTCAGGACCTGTGACCCGTTCCACTGATGAATGGCTGATATCTCTTTCGTGCCAGAGCGCTATGTTTTCGAGTGAAGCGACTGCATAGCCCCGTATCAGGCGGGCAAGGCCGCAGAGATTTTCGGAGGCTATGGGGTTTCTCTTGTGAGGCATCGCGGAGGAGCCGGTCTGTCCTTTCTGGAAAAATTCCTCAGCTTCACCCACTTCCGTTCTCTGGAGATTTCTGATTTCCAGGGACATCTTCTCAATTGATGAGGCTATTATCGCGAGGGCGGCAAAAAACTCGGCGTGATAATCCCTGGGCACAATCTGCGTGGAGATGGGAGTTGGCTTGAGATCCATTTTCCGACATACATATTCCTCCACGAAGGGAGGGATATGGGCGAAGGTGCCTACGGCGCCGGAGATTTTAGCATGGCTGATCCGCTCCCTGGCAACTTTAAGGCGCTCAAGGCTTCTTCTCATCTCGTCATAGAAATGGGCCATCTTGAGGCCGAACGTAATTGGCTCCGCATGGATTCCGTGAGTTCGTCCGATCATGGGTACTTCTTTGTATTTGTAAGCGTTTTCTTTGAGGACCGCCATGACGTTTATGATGTCTTCCATGAGGATGTCTGACGCTTCCTTAAGGAGGCAGGCGAACGAGGTGTCCAGTATGTCTGACGAGGTGACGCCCATGTGGATGTACTTTGAGGAAGGGCCGACGAATTGGGCGACGTTCTCTATGAAAGCGACCACATCGTGTTTGGTCCGCTTCTCAATCTCAAGGATTTGGACTGTGTCGAAGGCGGCTTTCGCCTTGATGACGGCTACATCCTCAGTCGGGATGAGTCCGAGTTCCCCGTAGGCCTCGCAGATACATATCTCTATTTCGAGCCATTTTTGGAACCTGTTCTGGTCCGTCCAGATGCGAGCCATGCGGGGCAGCGTGTAGCGTTCAATCATGAGTCTATCTTACATTACTTGGCAGGTCCGTGTCAATTTGGAATATGACGCCGTACATGGGAGTAGTAGTATGCCGGTCATCTGTCTCTTAGCCCCTTTAACATAAAGCAAGGCATCAACGGTCAATGCCAGTAAAACAAATGTAGCAAACATAACATCTAACTTATCATACCATGTGAACACTCGCCGGAAGCGTTTAATTCTGCGGAATAGACGCTCCACATGATTGCGCTTCTTGTAGAGTTCTTTATTATACTTCCAAGGTCTTATCCGGTTTCTCTTTGGCGGCACTACGGGTGAAAAACCAAGTAATACTGCCAAAGAACGTATTTCATCGCCTTCATATGCATGATCAGAAAAGTTTCTTCTGAAACTGCACCTTATGACGTCAAGAGCATAGCGGTGTATCTCCTGATGAAACTACGGCGTTCCTATCGGATGCGGCAATTTTTGTGTTCCAACCTCCAATAGACTGGGGTCAAACTCCCGTACTTTGATACTTGTGGAATCAAATACGTTAATCTCAATAATCCCTCGTTCCTGAAGCAATCGAACAGTATTGAACAAGCAGAGTATAGATTGTATGCCAATTGCCGTATCCCTCCATTTACACCCATTATTGAGAACATAAATATAAGGCATTCAATACTTGCAGGTTGCTTATATCTTAAGGACCTACTGTGCTTTGGAAAACAGCTTGATATCAGTGCATATTGAGCTTCGCTAATTTCTATATAGATAGTATATATATATTTCATCTTATAGTGTTAACAAGGCCTATGTAAAACAAAGCCCATCAGGACTTTTAATCCTGACGGGCATCTTATTTTAAGCGTTAAACCGGCCGTTTGCTCATCACCTACTTAGGGATACTGCGCATTTTAGTCGGCCCGTCTCCCAACTGACCGTTGCCATTCCCTCCCCAGGTCTTCATCGTGCCATTATCTTTAAGGGCAAGAGAATGACTGCTTCCTGCGGTCAGAGCCGCAACATCGGATAGCTCAACCTGTACCGGAATAAGGCTGTTCTTAATTGTACCGTCTCCCAACTGACCATTATTATTCCTTCCCCATGCCAATACATCTCCGTTATCTTCAACAGCGAGAGAGTGGTACCATCCGGCGGTAAGAGCCTTAGCGGTCAGATTCACAACAGGCGTTGGGATTAAGCGGTTAATCTTTGTACCGTCTCCCAACTGACCGAATTTATTCCTTCCCCAGGCAAGCGCCGTGCCATCCTCTTTGATAGCTAAAGAATGATCGCCTCCCGCGGCAATTGCAGTTACAGTCACACCGGATAATCCCTTAACTTGAGCGGGGGCAGTACGATTAGTCTTTGTACCATTACCTAACTGACCGCTAGAGTTCTTTCCCCAAGCCCATACAGTACCATTACTATCCAAGGCTAAAGAATGGTAGCTTCCCGCGGTAAGGTGGGCTACAGTTACATCGGATAGCCCCGGCACCTTAACGGGGGTGCGGCGACTGGTCTTTGTACCATCTCCAAGCTGACCGAAGCTGTTCTTTCCCCAGGCCCACACCATGCCGCCTTTGTCCAGCGCCAGGGAGTGATAGCCTCCCGCAGCAAGTTGAGCTGCGGTTGAGCCCAGATTTAAATCATCCACCAAGCGCCCTGCGCCGCCTTCCATCACTTTGACGGGGGTAGGACTCTGATAATAGCCTCGTTGCCCAACTCCCCGGCATAACCACTTCCCCACGCCCATACTGAGCCGTCATTTTTAACCGCGAGGGAATGATAGAATCCCCCGGCCAGGGCCGCTACATCGGTTAAATTACCCACACCGTCTTCATCCACCACCTTAACGGGGACATTTTTAGTAGAAGCAGTGGACCCATCTGTTCCATCGCCCACCTGACCGAAAAAATTCCCTCCCCAGGCAAGCACCGTGCCGTCATTTTTAACCGCAAAACAATGATGGCCTCCTGCGGCAATGGCCTTAACATCGGTTAAATTACCCACACCGTCTTCACCTTTTACCTGTGCCGGTGCCGGGCTGTTATCGTTGGTCCCGTCTCCCAACTGACCGTTACCATTCCATCCCCACGCCCACACCGTACCGTCCTCTTTTTTAAGGGCGAGGGAATGATAACCTCCCGCGGCAATGGCCGCCACACCGGTTAAATTACCCAATACCTTAACGGGGGTATTTCTACTGGTATAGGTCCCATCGCCCAACTGACCATTATCATTATTTCCCCACGCCCACACCGTGCCGTCTCTTTTAAGGGCAAGAGAATAAACAGTTCCTGCGGCAATGGCCTTAACATCGGTTAAATTACCCACACCGCCTTCACCCTTCACTTTGACGGGGGTAGGGCTGTTATCAGTGGCCCCATTGCCCAGCTGACAGTAATTATTATATCCCCACGCCCATACCGAGCCGTCATTTTTAACCGCAAGGGAATGAGAGTATCCCGCGGCAATGGCCTTAACATCGGTTAACCCCACCACCTTAACGGGGGTATTTCTATCAGTAGTGGTCCCATCTCCCAGCGAACCGACACTATTACCTCCCCAAGCGAACACTGTACCGTCATCTTTGATCGCAAGGGAATGAAAGCCTCCTGCAGCAATGGCCGTTACATTGGTTAAATTGCCCTTACCGCCCTCACCCTTCACCTGCACGATAGCAGGGCCAAAAGCATCGGGGCCGCTCTTCCCATCACCCAACTGACCGACATTATTAGTTCCCCAACCCCACACCGTGCCGTCGTCTTTGAGGGCAAGAGAATGAGCGTATCCCCCAGCCACCATGGGCGCTGTGGTGAACTTTGCCGCAGATGCATAAGTCGCCATAAATGGCGTCATAGTGAGCATAAGCGCCGCTGAAACGAGTACGGCTAAGCACATGTTTCTGCTTTTCATCATGAAGATCTCCTTTTCCGGGAAGTGAACCCCGGACATTGTGTATTTTTCTGGTGGAACCCTTCTTGGGGAACACGGCTTCTTGCTTCTACTGTATATAGGGATAAAAGCGCAGCTGGAAACTGTTTTAGTACCCCCCCGTGCAATTATAATCACGATATATCAAAAAAACAAGAAATTGAGGTGGAAAATGTGGAAATACAGCCTGCCCCCGCTTCCCGTGTGCCCCCCACAGAGTGGTCCGAGGGGCATGCCCCCCTTTTACGAGGGGTCCCCGCTCCTGCGAGGGATTCGAGGGATACTAAAGTATTTGTCCTCGTTTACCCCTGCTTACTCGTCCCCGATTCCACAGAGTATACGAGGGATTTGAGGAATCCCGATTATACGATGGGAAGAGTCCCTGGCCTGCAGAGCGTTTGTTCCTATTTTTCCGAAAGATATGAGGGTCTGCCCCGATCCCTTGCCCCGCGAGGAATTCGATCCATTTTTTCTTGACAATAATAAAGTTAGTGTCAGACAATATGACTAACAGATAGTCTGAGTAAAGTGAACTTTAAACTTGAAGAACGTGGCTATGAAGAAAATGACGCATGAAGCTTCATTGTAAAGTATCGACCGCCTCGGTCAAGAATAGACTGGCTTTATCGGGAGCTTTGGGACTGCCTGGTATCGCAGGTTTTGGTTTTTCAAGAAAAAAGGGTCCTTGTACAAAAATCTCCGCTTACAGAGACATTCCTCGACAGCAACACAGGCGTACAGGCGTGCTTTGGCAGGACTCTCGTGGAAGCGCTCCATGACCATCTCATAAATTGAAGGAGAAAACAGAAAAACCAGCATGGCTTCTCGTAACGGACAAATAGATAAAGGAACAAATAATGATTACCGGAGGTCAAAAATGAAAAAGTGGATGATTGTTGGAGCGTTGATAGTCGCAGTCTTCGCTGTGATCCTTTTTTGCGGGATAGCGCAGGCACAGGCGAATAAAGCGGATCTCGATAAATTACGCGCAAAGGTAGCTTCGGATCGCACAGCTCTCATTGTCGTTGATATGCAGAAGGATTATTTGCTCAAGGGAGGCGTTCTCGATAAACTCGGTTTCGATGTGATCGACGGCCAAAACTTGGCGCCCCGTCTTGATGATTTTGTCAATAAGGCGCGAAAACATGTTAAAGCTGTCATTCATCTCAAATTTACTCTCTTGCCCCATCTTCGTTCTCCGGCAAATATTGAACATTATCAAAGGGTAGGCCTCGTGCGCAAGCATGATCCTGTTTTCTCGGAGTTTTATGGGGTTATACCGCAGGAAGGCGACATCATAGTTCCGAAATACCGGTATTCCGGATTCATTTCAACTTACCTTGATCAAACGTTGCGTTCTCTCGGGATAACAACTCTGATAGTTACCGGGGTTGCGACAAATGTGTGCGTTGAATCAACGGTACGCGACGGGTTCATGCTTGATTATTCCATTGTAGTTCCATCCGATATGACTGAAGGAACGAGCCGTCATGCAAAAGAATGGTCCCTGAAAACCATGGGTGTTTTTTTCGGTGAAATAGTTGATTCTCAAGACCTTCTGACAGGCTGGGGAGTAAAATGACCATCCATACGTCTGGAATTTGTCGAAGCGGGCCATCTTTTAATTGGAACCGATGATGCCCCCGGATCCTGATCGGCGACGCCAATCAAGGTCATGGGTTTCGTGAGTGATCTTGGTTTGAGCCGGAAAGATAAGGAAAAGATCTGTGAAGAAAGATTCAATATTTATAAACCGTGATAAAAAAGGTCAGGCGCCATGGAGCCATATGTCCGACCCTAAAACAGTTCAATGCCAGCTATATTATGGCAGGTGCAGATACAAGATGCACTTGGACTTAATGGTTGACAATAATGAAAGTTTTGAATAGCATGATAGTCAGACATTTAGCAAGCGATGAGGTTGATCGTTACCGCGACTTAAGAAAGAAAAATTGAAGGAATAACTCGCAATGGAAGAAAAGGCTGTGTATTTTAATCCGATCAAGAGCAAAAGGACTTTTGACGAGATTGCTATCGAGATAAAGAAAATGATCGTTGGCGGAGTCTTGAGGCCGGGAGACAGGCTTCCTTCTGAGGCGGAAATAGCCAAGCAATTCAATGTAGGCAGGCAGACGGTCCGTGAAGCTTTGCGATTGCTTGAGCTGTCCGGTTTCGTGATGGTCCATAAAGGCGGCGGCGGCGGCGCGATCATTACCAACACGATCATTGATACTATTAGAAAATCTTTCATGGACGCCGCGCAAATGCGTGACATATCGGTAGCTGAACTTACCTATGCGCGCGCCGAGATTGAAAAGCTTGTGATCTGCCGTGCAGTTGAGAATTCAACTGACGAAGACATTGCGGTACTCAACGAAAACATCACTCAAGGGAGGAAAGCGATCGCGTCTGGTGTTCAGGCGTTTGAGGAGAACATGGATTTTCACGTACTCCTCGCGAAGGCCTCGAAAAATGCAATTTTTGCGATAATCGTGGAATCGCTCATGGCAATTGTATCCGATCTCTTAAGCCGGATCCCTCAGTCTCTTGAGATATCGAAAAAAATCCTGGAAGAACATAAGCAAATGGTGGACGCCATAGCGGGGCGGGACAAAGACCGTGCCATTGACCTCCTGGACAAACACCTGGACTTTGTAGGCAAAAGGTTTAATTCCTCCTTTGAAGAATTAGCGAAACAGAACAGAGTAGGCACGACAGGTGAAAGAGCCACACAACGTTAAATCGTCGGATTTAAAGACCCCGTTACCAAAGCGGTTGTAACTCCACGATGATGTTTCTTCAGATCCCTTAATATCTTTAACGCAATAAGATAATCGTCAATTCCTGGCCGTCGCATCAATATGACAAAGAAGATTGAGAAGTAACAATTTTTCACTTTTTTCTTGACTCAGTAAATCGGAGGGGCTATCATCATGGTCAGATTGTCTGACATTCAGAAATTAGTACTTAGCAACGGAAAAGCATATGAATTCTTAAATGCAGAAAGAAAGAGTCAAGGCATGAGAGACGAGAATTTCAAGGAGGTATTTGCCATGAGATTAAAAACGATATGTGTCTTGTTTTCCGCAATCGGACTATTGTTCACGATGTCGACAGGTTCACAGGCGGCCCAGGATTTAACCCCGCTTTACACATTGCCGGCGGGTGGCACTGTTTATGTCCTTGGCGCAGGCATCGTCAGGGTTAGCAATAAATACATGTCTTCTAACAAATTCGTCCAGCAGGCATCGTCAGGCACCCTCGATATTATCAGGAAGATGATGCAAAGGGATATGCAGGGAAAGGATGCCTTTGGCATCTTTGCCACAGTGGACGGCTATAATGCCTATAAAGGCAACAACGAGTATACCGGTAAGCCTTTTCCAAATTTGCGTGCCGTGACTTTTATCAACAACACCGATCTCTATCTTGTTGTGCGTGCCAATTCTCCGATCCAGTCGTACAAAGAGTGCAAAGGTAAAAGGATAGGCATCGGAGCCGCAGGGAGTACGATGGCAAATACCGCCGTGTTTCTGCTGGAGCGGCACGGTGTTCCAAAAAATGACTTTAAGCCGCAATTTTATTCCTACAGGGAGATCGTGGAAGGTATCCAGGATAATAGTCTGGACGGCGGTTTTCTTGCAGGCGGGTTCCCTATTGCCGCCTACACAGAACTCGCAACAAACTTTGATGTCCGTATCGTACCGGTAGATGAGGATGTGCTGAAAAAACTTCCCGCGTCTTATTACCGCAGCGTTGTCAAAGCGAAATCTTACAAAGGGCACGACAAAGATGTCCCCATCATGGGATTCTCCGTCGGTCTGCACGTGAATGCAAATGCGAACCCTGACCTTGTATATGAAATGGTAAAAAATCTTTACGAGCACAAGTCTGATTATTATGTCATCCATTCATCTGCGAAAGAGCTCACGGTCCAGAATGCAAGCCAGGGATTTACGATCCCCTTTCATCCGGGAGCCGAAAAATACCTGAAAGAGATCGGGGCATTAAAGAAGTAGTGCAGGCAAGGAGGAGTCATGGCAGATTTGGCTGATCCAAAAATCTCTGCCGCTAAAATCTGGGGCAGGTCTTTACGAAGCATAATCATACTCATAACCGCCGTGGGGATGACTGCCTTTCAGATCTATACCGCAGGCGTTCGCCCTTTCCCCGGAGTGATACAGCGTATCGTCCATCTGGCGTTTGTCATGGTACTCATTTTTCTCATGTATCCTCTAAAGGCGAAAACCACTGATAAGGAAGAAGCGAATATTCCCGTTGAGGACCGGCCCCTTTCATTTGTTGATATATTGTTAGTCCTTGTATCCGTGTTCATGGGCGGCTACGTATTTGTCGAATACGAGGCGTTGAGTTTCAGAACAGGTATGCCGAATCTGTTGGATTCGTGCGTAAGTTTCGTCGGTATACTTCTTGTACTCGAAGCCACGCGGAGGATGATTGGCTGGCCCTTCATAATCATCTGCCTTCTGGGATTCCTGTATGTCGGAATCGGGCAGTACCTGCCCTCTTTTTTGTCCCATATTGGTTATACTTTTGAAGAAACGATCAATTTCAATTTTTTCAGCACGGAAGGCGTCCTTGGCCTGCCTTTAGGGGTTTCCTCGACGACCATAGCATGTTTCATCATATTCGGGGCTTTTTTGAATGTGTCGGGCGCAGGAACTCTGTTCATTGATATTGGTCTCGCCCTTTTTGGAAGATTTCGCGGGGGCCCCGCGAAGGCAGCGATCCTGGCATGCTGTCTTTTCGGCATGATTACCGGAAGTCAGGTGGCGGCTGTTGCCGCTGTCGGGGTATTTGCCATTCCCCTTATGATACGTACAGGATATCAGCCCATGACTGCCGCATCCATCACCGCGCTTGCTGGAACGGGCGGGATGCTCGTGCCGCCCGTTATGGGCGCCGTGGCGTTCATTATCCCGGACATGATAGGCGGAACCTATTGGGACGTGTGCCGCGCTCAGCTTATCCCCGGGCTTTTCTTTTACGTGGCGGTTTATATGCTTGTAGAGCTCCAGTCCGCAAAACTCGGACTCAAAGGCGTTTCAAAATCAGATCTGCCCAGGATTGGTAAAGTCTTGAAAGAGCGAGGCTATATGATTTTACCGATCATCGTCCTGCTTTTTGCTATATCCGTCCTAAAGCTCTCGCCGGTGAAGTCGGGATTTTGGGCAATCGTCTGCTGTGTTCTTGTCAGCTATATCCGTCAGGAAACGCGGATGACATTCAAAAAGATAATGACTGCGTTTGAGAAGGGGGCCAAGGGATGCCTTATCGTGGCAATCTGCTGTGCCTCCGCCGGGCTTATCACCGGCGTTATCAGCATGACCGGAATGGGTGAACGGTTTTCGGACATTCTCATCATGCTTTCCGGCGGAAGTCTCCTTCCTCTGCTTTTCCTTACCATGATCGCATCCCTTGTAATCGGTCTGCCCCTGCCGCCAGTAACGTGCTATCTGATCCTGGCCGTCATTGCAGCCCCCGCGCTCATCAAAGCTGGCGTCAACCCCATGGCTGCCCACCTTTTTGTGTTCTTTTTCGGCGCTCTGGGGAACATAAGTCCGCCTGCGGCCCCGACATCGTTCGCCGCGGCGGGTATTGCGGGGACGGACCCCATGAAAACGACAAATATCACCTTCGTTTATTGTTTGCCGGCATTCTTCGTTCCTTATCTTTACGTCTTCAGGAATGAATTGTTGCTTATGGGAACGCCTATGAACATCGCAGCAATAATTATCGCTTCTTTCTTAGGGATAAGTTGCATGGCCGTTGCCTTTAACGGCTATCTTTTCAAGAGGACGAGCCTCCTTGAACGTCTTGTCTTTGTGATCACCGGCATTGCCCTGATATATCCGAACCGGATGATCAATATGGTCGGGATCGTGGGCGCCGGCGTCCTGGTAGCGATACAGTTCATTTTTGCGAAACGACAGGCCGTTACGGCCTAATCAGAATTCAACAGGAGGTTTTATGAAAACGATTGATGTACATAATCATCTTTACCCGAAAGAATGGATGGCATACCTTGACGGCAGGGCCGGTTCGCCGACAATGCAGAGA from Syntrophobacterales bacterium includes:
- a CDS encoding trypsin-like peptidase domain-containing protein; the protein is MVKIPAQAMLIMLLVSYILPLHAADEEDKIVRVVEMASKAIVNIKTEEWSKTPEENRKPSIFQRFLGEENEAEAFENQGSGVVLDPKGIIVTNEHLISKAFNIRVKFMNGKEYEAYVLGSDPEFDIALLKVTDKVDFPCLKVTKPHNIRVGQKAIVIGNPFGLSSSISAGVVSALDRNLKIDGRVYANLIQTDAAINPGNSGGALLDMEGNPLGIVTAIYGEGKGIGFAIPMDDVMRMLSEFLESGIKRPIFGVFTEKRRDERGSYFYVAKVIPGSPADKYGVKPGDRVIELNRKKIKEGMKPHSVLRSMKVGRVVQFKIVRNSKPLFLNIDDSYVEGYLPLPVDQSLCNMRVADIRGYPKLKFKLKEKEGVVVTKIYSKSAGDRCGLLPGDVILKVNNNAVSGTKDFESFMVEGLKRNYILYQVKRNEEIFFAPVKLDTLL
- a CDS encoding DUF1844 domain-containing protein, which gives rise to MDDEKGFTVNDREKKSDRNDAAGEAGRRRGAPNDAPKHEDFVTGLTFSTLLLSLSTSVLVNLGELPDPISKEKTINLSLAKQTIGIIEVLKDKTAGNLNNDEDRLINNMLYDLRMKYVGMSSTEK
- the purB gene encoding adenylosuccinate lyase, which translates into the protein MIERYTLPRMARIWTDQNRFQKWLEIEICICEAYGELGLIPTEDVAVIKAKAAFDTVQILEIEKRTKHDVVAFIENVAQFVGPSSKYIHMGVTSSDILDTSFACLLKEASDILMEDIINVMAVLKENAYKYKEVPMIGRTHGIHAEPITFGLKMAHFYDEMRRSLERLKVARERISHAKISGAVGTFAHIPPFVEEYVCRKMDLKPTPISTQIVPRDYHAEFFAALAIIASSIEKMSLEIRNLQRTEVGEAEEFFQKGQTGSSAMPHKRNPIASENLCGLARLIRGYAVASLENIALWHERDISHSSVERVTGPDATILLDYMLERLKNMYKNLIVYPEKMAENMGMSKGLHHSEAILLSLIRKGLTRQEAYKLTQRVAMMCYEQDLDFTAELRKDEEIRRYLTEEEVVSTTNNEHYFHHVDTIFTRVFH
- a CDS encoding cysteine hydrolase, translated to MKKWMIVGALIVAVFAVILFCGIAQAQANKADLDKLRAKVASDRTALIVVDMQKDYLLKGGVLDKLGFDVIDGQNLAPRLDDFVNKARKHVKAVIHLKFTLLPHLRSPANIEHYQRVGLVRKHDPVFSEFYGVIPQEGDIIVPKYRYSGFISTYLDQTLRSLGITTLIVTGVATNVCVESTVRDGFMLDYSIVVPSDMTEGTSRHAKEWSLKTMGVFFGEIVDSQDLLTGWGVK
- a CDS encoding FCD domain-containing protein; this encodes MEEKAVYFNPIKSKRTFDEIAIEIKKMIVGGVLRPGDRLPSEAEIAKQFNVGRQTVREALRLLELSGFVMVHKGGGGGAIITNTIIDTIRKSFMDAAQMRDISVAELTYARAEIEKLVICRAVENSTDEDIAVLNENITQGRKAIASGVQAFEENMDFHVLLAKASKNAIFAIIVESLMAIVSDLLSRIPQSLEISKKILEEHKQMVDAIAGRDKDRAIDLLDKHLDFVGKRFNSSFEELAKQNRVGTTGERATQR
- a CDS encoding TAXI family TRAP transporter solute-binding subunit; the protein is MRLKTICVLFSAIGLLFTMSTGSQAAQDLTPLYTLPAGGTVYVLGAGIVRVSNKYMSSNKFVQQASSGTLDIIRKMMQRDMQGKDAFGIFATVDGYNAYKGNNEYTGKPFPNLRAVTFINNTDLYLVVRANSPIQSYKECKGKRIGIGAAGSTMANTAVFLLERHGVPKNDFKPQFYSYREIVEGIQDNSLDGGFLAGGFPIAAYTELATNFDVRIVPVDEDVLKKLPASYYRSVVKAKSYKGHDKDVPIMGFSVGLHVNANANPDLVYEMVKNLYEHKSDYYVIHSSAKELTVQNASQGFTIPFHPGAEKYLKEIGALKK
- a CDS encoding TRAP transporter fused permease subunit yields the protein MADLADPKISAAKIWGRSLRSIIILITAVGMTAFQIYTAGVRPFPGVIQRIVHLAFVMVLIFLMYPLKAKTTDKEEANIPVEDRPLSFVDILLVLVSVFMGGYVFVEYEALSFRTGMPNLLDSCVSFVGILLVLEATRRMIGWPFIIICLLGFLYVGIGQYLPSFLSHIGYTFEETINFNFFSTEGVLGLPLGVSSTTIACFIIFGAFLNVSGAGTLFIDIGLALFGRFRGGPAKAAILACCLFGMITGSQVAAVAAVGVFAIPLMIRTGYQPMTAASITALAGTGGMLVPPVMGAVAFIIPDMIGGTYWDVCRAQLIPGLFFYVAVYMLVELQSAKLGLKGVSKSDLPRIGKVLKERGYMILPIIVLLFAISVLKLSPVKSGFWAIVCCVLVSYIRQETRMTFKKIMTAFEKGAKGCLIVAICCASAGLITGVISMTGMGERFSDILIMLSGGSLLPLLFLTMIASLVIGLPLPPVTCYLILAVIAAPALIKAGVNPMAAHLFVFFFGALGNISPPAAPTSFAAAGIAGTDPMKTTNITFVYCLPAFFVPYLYVFRNELLLMGTPMNIAAIIIASFLGISCMAVAFNGYLFKRTSLLERLVFVITGIALIYPNRMINMVGIVGAGVLVAIQFIFAKRQAVTA